One Paenibacillus sp. FSL H7-0737 DNA segment encodes these proteins:
- a CDS encoding dynamin family protein: protein MRAEQVRIEKETLSETASLLFQLRGLMHRWGDEGSERIYEDLQHKEGGNELTLAFCGHFSAGKSSMINLLCGSSVLPSGPVPTSANIVSIRSGVPRVLIYPRVEGSKNDAAPIETTPERLQEYCRNGGEYSAIEVWNEIPLLGKDGVLLDTPGVDSTDDGHQAATRSALHLADVVFYVMDYNHVQSENNLAFAKNLSDWGKPLYLIVNQIDKHREQEISIEEYKRQLENAFEQWGIHCAGILFTSLKKKEHPLNHWDQLLSLITELLEQKEQLLQYSLSRSIHHTADSSLTAFREDQQEERAALLEELEGTNAETVTNELKSLEEEKARLEALPQQSRASLRTGLDTLLNNANLMPADVREASGSYMESASPTFRLGLFSTAARREKEQSKRLAVWQGLLTREVSAQLEWHLIQLVRDWAENLGLWEEEAETTLKQGFPAVSQEWLAAAVKPGTGYSGEALLNFCRTLAADIKSQFRRAALAVSDELLAKLPPLMEEQRTVLQRRELALAAQTRAVDALAALDRAAAARAHELAALLPPRRPLTPGILPEVRVTPRAAAQSAAPREVQPPQNVAAGSAAAANWAAGTASPAGGRRRLSAAADALAAAAELLRREPAMASAARSLAARAEDLAGGRFTLALFGAFSAGKSSFANALLGEEVLPVSPHPATAAVNRILAPEGDFRHASAVVTMKTMADFWDDICHSFSVLQLGEPQQNSWTTVLASLPARGIHPSALPHAGFLRAAAAGWAEAKPLLGTVRIVDLEEYRGLVAEETRACFVQGIDLYYACPLTESGIVLVDTPGADSLHARHTGVTFNYMKNADAICFVTYYNHAFSKADRGLLAQLGRIKDSFALDKMFFIINASDLASGEDELEEVREHVAQNLRAGGLRSPRIYALSSLLALEGKTQHDYARYEASRFHHFEQALSSFAGDELPQLSLNAAAESIASVRRRAEEWQNLASMAANEREAGLKEMQERRQLAMKRLSLLETEERPSRDLVHEGEELIYHVCQRISFSFTRNFQESFHPSLLREDAGNLKAIFAACGAELMRTTKRELEQELWATTLRLESTGRRLVHEAAEAAATELFFSTQEFHLMENEEAAWPSPSELECQLQSVEWPTLWGHFKSPRYFFEGAGREQVKGAAEPLVKEAVNVAAAEQKKKLLAHYVDCIARELKVAAERLQEGLAEQEKAMLDLLKGGESADHWGQLGHQLSLLEQSFVDRLDKNL, encoded by the coding sequence GTGAGAGCGGAACAGGTTAGAATCGAGAAAGAGACATTAAGTGAAACGGCATCGCTGCTTTTCCAGTTGCGTGGATTAATGCATCGCTGGGGTGATGAAGGCTCTGAACGTATATATGAAGATTTACAACATAAAGAGGGTGGGAATGAGCTGACCCTTGCTTTTTGCGGACATTTTTCGGCAGGAAAATCCAGTATGATCAATCTTCTTTGCGGCAGTTCGGTGCTGCCTTCTGGACCTGTGCCGACTAGTGCGAATATTGTCTCTATTCGCAGTGGAGTTCCACGAGTGCTTATTTATCCTAGAGTTGAAGGAAGTAAAAATGATGCTGCTCCTATAGAGACAACTCCAGAAAGATTACAAGAATACTGTCGAAATGGTGGTGAATATTCCGCAATTGAAGTGTGGAATGAGATACCACTGCTAGGTAAGGATGGCGTACTATTGGATACACCTGGTGTAGATTCGACGGATGATGGTCATCAGGCGGCCACCCGCTCTGCGCTGCATTTAGCTGATGTCGTATTTTATGTGATGGATTATAACCATGTACAGTCAGAGAATAATTTGGCCTTTGCTAAAAATCTTAGTGACTGGGGTAAACCTTTGTATCTGATTGTTAATCAGATCGACAAGCACAGGGAACAAGAGATTTCCATTGAGGAATATAAACGTCAACTTGAAAATGCTTTTGAACAATGGGGGATTCATTGTGCGGGAATTTTATTCACCTCTCTCAAAAAGAAAGAGCATCCTCTTAATCATTGGGATCAGCTACTCAGCCTTATAACCGAACTGTTGGAACAAAAGGAACAGCTACTTCAATATAGCTTGTCTCGTTCTATTCATCATACAGCGGATTCTTCTCTAACTGCATTCCGTGAAGATCAGCAGGAGGAAAGAGCGGCTCTTCTTGAAGAACTAGAAGGTACGAATGCAGAGACAGTGACGAATGAACTGAAGTCACTCGAAGAAGAGAAGGCACGACTTGAGGCGTTGCCTCAGCAGTCACGAGCGAGTTTGCGAACTGGCCTAGACACCTTACTTAATAATGCTAATCTAATGCCTGCAGATGTAAGAGAGGCGTCGGGAAGCTATATGGAAAGTGCTAGCCCTACGTTTCGATTAGGGTTATTCTCTACGGCTGCACGGCGGGAGAAGGAACAAAGTAAACGACTGGCAGTCTGGCAAGGACTGTTGACCCGAGAGGTTTCCGCTCAGCTGGAATGGCATTTGATTCAGCTGGTACGTGATTGGGCGGAGAATCTCGGGCTGTGGGAGGAGGAGGCGGAGACGACTCTGAAGCAAGGGTTCCCGGCGGTGAGCCAGGAGTGGCTGGCGGCTGCAGTTAAGCCGGGAACGGGGTATAGCGGCGAGGCGCTGCTCAATTTCTGCCGCACACTTGCGGCTGATATTAAGAGCCAGTTCCGCCGTGCCGCGTTAGCGGTGAGCGATGAGCTGTTAGCGAAGCTGCCGCCGCTCATGGAGGAGCAGCGTACAGTACTCCAGCGCCGCGAACTGGCTCTTGCGGCGCAGACGCGCGCCGTTGACGCGCTAGCCGCGCTGGACCGCGCGGCAGCTGCCCGCGCGCACGAGCTCGCGGCGCTGCTGCCGCCGCGCCGGCCCCTCACCCCCGGCATCCTGCCGGAGGTGAGGGTAACCCCGCGAGCGGCTGCGCAGAGCGCCGCACCGCGGGAGGTCCAGCCGCCGCAAAACGTCGCGGCTGGAAGTGCCGCCGCCGCAAATTGGGCGGCGGGAACGGCTTCGCCGGCGGGCGGACGCCGCCGGCTATCCGCAGCCGCTGACGCGCTGGCGGCTGCGGCAGAGCTGCTGCGCCGCGAGCCAGCGATGGCATCGGCGGCGCGGAGTCTGGCCGCACGGGCGGAGGATCTCGCCGGCGGCCGCTTTACCCTCGCGCTGTTTGGTGCATTCAGCGCGGGTAAGTCCTCCTTCGCCAACGCTTTGCTCGGCGAAGAAGTGCTGCCCGTGTCTCCACATCCTGCCACGGCTGCGGTCAACCGCATTTTGGCGCCGGAAGGTGACTTCCGCCATGCCAGCGCGGTTGTCACAATGAAGACGATGGCAGATTTCTGGGATGACATCTGCCATTCCTTCAGTGTGCTGCAACTAGGAGAACCACAGCAAAACTCATGGACAACAGTTCTAGCAAGCTTGCCTGCAAGGGGAATTCATCCTTCTGCGTTGCCACATGCTGGATTTCTAAGGGCAGCAGCGGCTGGCTGGGCAGAAGCTAAGCCCTTGCTGGGAACGGTGCGAATTGTTGATTTAGAAGAATACCGAGGCCTTGTAGCAGAGGAGACCCGAGCCTGTTTTGTGCAGGGGATTGATCTGTATTATGCCTGTCCATTGACCGAAAGCGGAATTGTACTCGTGGATACACCAGGAGCCGACTCATTGCATGCTCGTCATACCGGCGTAACCTTTAATTACATGAAAAACGCAGACGCGATTTGTTTTGTTACCTATTACAACCACGCCTTTTCAAAAGCAGATCGAGGTCTGCTTGCGCAGCTAGGCCGAATTAAAGATAGCTTTGCACTTGATAAAATGTTCTTTATTATCAACGCTTCTGATCTTGCTTCAGGCGAAGATGAATTGGAAGAGGTACGAGAACATGTTGCTCAAAATTTACGTGCAGGCGGCTTACGCTCGCCGAGAATTTATGCACTATCTAGCTTGCTTGCTCTGGAAGGCAAAACCCAGCATGATTATGCACGCTATGAGGCTTCCCGTTTCCATCATTTTGAGCAAGCCTTATCAAGCTTTGCGGGAGACGAACTTCCTCAGCTTTCACTTAACGCAGCTGCAGAGAGCATCGCATCTGTTCGCCGCAGGGCGGAAGAGTGGCAGAATCTCGCTTCCATGGCGGCAAACGAGCGTGAAGCAGGATTAAAAGAAATGCAAGAACGTCGTCAGCTGGCTATGAAGAGACTTTCCCTATTGGAGACCGAAGAACGTCCTAGCAGAGATCTTGTTCATGAAGGTGAGGAACTGATCTATCATGTCTGTCAACGAATTAGCTTCTCCTTCACCAGAAATTTTCAGGAATCTTTCCACCCCTCATTATTACGTGAGGACGCAGGAAATTTAAAAGCTATCTTCGCTGCGTGTGGTGCAGAGCTGATGCGTACCACAAAGCGTGAATTGGAGCAAGAGCTATGGGCGACAACGCTGCGACTAGAAAGTACCGGGCGTAGACTTGTTCATGAAGCGGCTGAAGCGGCTGCTACTGAGCTGTTTTTCTCTACTCAAGAGTTTCATCTGATGGAGAATGAAGAAGCAGCATGGCCTTCTCCTAGTGAGCTGGAATGCCAGCTTCAGTCCGTGGAATGGCCAACCTTATGGGGACATTTCAAATCCCCTCGCTATTTCTTTGAAGGCGCTGGCCGGGAGCAAGTCAAAGGTGCGGCTGAGCCTCTTGTGAAAGAAGCTGTTAATGTTGCGGCGGCAGAGCAGAAGAAAAAATTGCTTGCGCATTATGTCGATTGCATAGCCAGAGAATTAAAGGTTGCTGCAGAACGCCTACAAGAAGGGTTAGCGGAGCAAGAGAAAGCGATGTTAGATCTCCTTAAAGGGGGTGAATCCGCAGATCATTGGGGTCAATTAGGTCACCAATTATCTCTCTTGGAACAATCTTTCGTTGATAGATTAGACAAAAATCTTTGA
- the nth gene encoding endonuclease III, which translates to MKVAEVRHILDTIGDLFPDAHCELNHSNAFELTIAVLLSAQCTDATVNKVTVDLFQKYKAPIDYISVPLEELEGDIRRIGLYRNKAKHIQSLCSILIEQYGGEVPEAHDLLVTLPGVGRKTANVVVSNAFGVPAIAVDTHVERVAKRLALAGWKDSVLEVEKKLMKAVPRDEWTITHHRLIFFGRYHCKAQNPKCQVCPLLDVCREGKKRMKTAVVRKAKDHTPKS; encoded by the coding sequence ATGAAAGTTGCAGAGGTCCGCCACATTTTGGATACGATTGGAGACTTGTTCCCTGATGCTCATTGCGAGCTAAATCACAGTAACGCTTTTGAATTAACGATAGCGGTACTGTTATCAGCCCAATGTACGGATGCAACGGTGAACAAAGTGACCGTGGACCTGTTCCAAAAGTACAAAGCCCCCATCGATTATATTTCTGTACCGCTGGAGGAGTTGGAGGGGGATATCCGGCGCATCGGCCTATATCGTAACAAAGCTAAGCATATCCAAAGCCTATGCTCTATACTCATAGAACAGTATGGTGGCGAGGTGCCTGAGGCTCATGACTTGCTTGTAACTTTACCCGGTGTAGGTCGTAAAACTGCAAATGTAGTAGTATCCAATGCTTTTGGAGTTCCTGCCATTGCAGTGGACACGCATGTGGAGAGGGTTGCTAAACGACTTGCATTAGCAGGCTGGAAAGATTCTGTGCTGGAAGTGGAAAAGAAGCTGATGAAGGCTGTGCCACGTGACGAATGGACGATCACTCATCACCGGCTTATCTTTTTCGGACGATATCACTGCAAGGCACAGAACCCAAAATGTCAAGTTTGCCCGCTCCTTGATGTATGTCGAGAGGGCAAAAAACGTATGAAAACAGCTGTTGTCAGGAAAGCTAAAGATCATACGCCAAAAAGTTAG
- a CDS encoding S-layer homology domain-containing protein — MSAQKRSKRPLKAYSTKAVSAVMAGTMIFSGASAVFADTAATAATTTTQSVGIFSDVKTGFWAEKHIYKLASQGIVVGNNGLFRPGDSVTQQEAVLMALRFMKLQDKVDTSSTVALPNDFKVTNYYKDYVVLAFQQGLLDKATEMAPDNLKTSWGERKASREWIAELLIRALGKSADAAVAASAPTGFADDAKVSANKRGYINVAVDLKLANGLDGNRFDPQGAVTRAQLATFFSRAEAHNTVEYDNTVSGTISQLAGGKLSVYNNGKTSTYTLGASTAYYTSASESRINLSDVQPYTKVTVIGATYNAAYVEVTDPTQQVESLSGNFAMVAPGNKLWLKSATGFTEYYYDEATTFEDANGTSIEPASLVADSIVTLQRETYSGSHKVVKVQVTSGVVNKTTTGTVQSIDLPGKSITFKNAAGTVETFKWEDGTSLFSSQSSVLQPADLKTGAAVKYTIKENVIRTVEVTEGVERTVQGVLTELSNSTVVYKKTDGTREVKLLGTKPVIVIPNMNSAVADDLIADTVGGDKIQLTLNSSDQVIKIEVLSRQIEQYSGATVIDYNTKTQLLTVMDTEKKAHVVQLDEKTKLLIEGVLPNLTNVGTKLVENRKVNLTAIGQRALSLEIVTKYEGTLSAVNSTSRTIVLKLKDGGQTITLPYPQLVDLFGKTNPSLSDVPVGSNVTASLTTSQDLIAVLKVKTVLQVEAATVNSGTNRVSIKWNGGTSEINTAALPITNEAGESIKITALKSGDYLNVTFDGSAPLSIQAVKLTTGQISSVGAATNSLIVKEYAGAAQNFTVSGGVRIIRDGATTTALSNLTTADRVEIRKDTDGATVIRVLPQLTRSFSRYDSTTNSLVTKRANLNDKYQFTLASNVYIHQGDTTLSVQSLKENDNIIMYFNNDIVVEIVKQ; from the coding sequence TTGTCCGCGCAAAAAAGGTCAAAACGTCCATTGAAGGCTTATTCTACGAAAGCAGTATCGGCTGTTATGGCTGGAACCATGATTTTTAGTGGCGCAAGCGCAGTGTTTGCAGATACAGCCGCTACAGCAGCAACAACTACTACACAATCTGTTGGCATTTTTAGCGATGTGAAGACAGGCTTTTGGGCTGAAAAGCATATTTATAAATTAGCATCACAAGGAATTGTAGTTGGTAATAATGGTTTGTTCCGCCCTGGGGATTCTGTAACTCAACAGGAAGCTGTGCTTATGGCATTACGTTTTATGAAGTTGCAGGATAAAGTGGATACTTCTTCTACGGTTGCCTTACCTAATGATTTTAAGGTTACGAATTATTACAAGGATTATGTAGTGTTGGCTTTTCAACAAGGCCTACTTGATAAGGCGACTGAAATGGCTCCAGATAATCTGAAGACTTCTTGGGGAGAACGTAAAGCCTCCCGCGAATGGATTGCTGAACTCTTAATTCGTGCACTAGGAAAAAGTGCAGATGCAGCCGTAGCAGCTAGTGCGCCGACAGGCTTTGCGGATGATGCTAAAGTGTCTGCAAACAAAAGAGGGTACATCAACGTTGCTGTTGATCTGAAACTAGCCAATGGTCTTGACGGTAATCGCTTTGATCCACAAGGGGCTGTGACCCGTGCTCAATTGGCGACTTTTTTTAGCCGTGCAGAAGCTCACAATACGGTTGAATATGACAACACGGTATCAGGAACAATCAGTCAATTAGCAGGTGGGAAACTCTCCGTCTATAACAACGGAAAGACTTCTACATATACCCTGGGAGCGAGCACCGCTTATTACACAAGCGCTTCTGAAAGTAGAATAAATCTAAGTGATGTCCAACCTTACACAAAGGTTACTGTAATTGGAGCGACATATAATGCAGCCTATGTTGAAGTGACTGACCCTACACAACAAGTGGAGAGCCTTTCCGGAAACTTCGCAATGGTAGCACCTGGTAATAAGCTATGGCTGAAATCAGCTACTGGGTTCACTGAATATTACTACGATGAAGCGACTACCTTTGAAGATGCGAATGGGACTTCAATTGAACCTGCTTCACTGGTAGCAGACAGCATAGTTACGTTACAGCGTGAAACTTATAGTGGTTCACATAAAGTGGTCAAGGTTCAAGTGACTTCAGGCGTTGTAAACAAAACGACAACAGGTACCGTTCAAAGTATAGATCTTCCTGGGAAAAGCATTACGTTTAAAAATGCTGCTGGTACGGTGGAAACCTTTAAATGGGAAGATGGAACTTCATTATTCAGCTCGCAATCATCAGTGCTGCAGCCAGCAGATTTAAAGACAGGTGCTGCTGTTAAATATACGATTAAGGAAAATGTGATACGTACTGTAGAAGTGACAGAAGGTGTTGAACGGACAGTTCAAGGTGTACTTACCGAACTGAGCAATTCAACAGTTGTGTATAAAAAAACGGACGGAACACGTGAAGTTAAACTGTTAGGCACGAAGCCGGTGATTGTTATTCCGAATATGAATAGCGCTGTGGCTGATGATCTTATAGCTGATACAGTAGGTGGGGACAAAATTCAGCTTACGCTGAACAGCAGTGATCAAGTCATAAAGATTGAAGTGTTAAGCCGTCAAATTGAGCAGTATAGTGGAGCGACGGTTATTGACTATAATACTAAAACACAGCTGTTGACAGTTATGGATACTGAAAAAAAGGCACATGTCGTTCAGTTGGATGAAAAAACAAAATTGTTGATTGAAGGCGTACTTCCTAACTTAACGAATGTCGGTACGAAACTTGTTGAGAACCGTAAAGTGAATTTAACGGCAATAGGTCAACGGGCTTTGTCTTTGGAAATTGTCACAAAGTACGAAGGAACTTTGTCTGCTGTTAATTCTACTTCTAGAACAATTGTATTGAAGCTTAAAGATGGCGGGCAAACTATAACACTGCCATATCCACAATTAGTTGATCTTTTTGGGAAGACTAATCCATCCTTAAGTGATGTTCCTGTTGGTAGTAATGTGACAGCCTCACTGACAACTAGTCAGGATCTCATTGCAGTATTGAAAGTAAAGACCGTTCTTCAGGTTGAAGCAGCAACTGTTAATTCTGGAACCAACCGTGTAAGCATTAAGTGGAACGGGGGGACCAGTGAAATTAATACTGCGGCGCTTCCAATAACTAATGAAGCCGGTGAGAGCATTAAGATAACCGCTTTGAAATCAGGAGATTATCTGAATGTGACTTTTGATGGAAGCGCACCGCTCTCTATTCAGGCCGTCAAGCTTACAACGGGTCAGATTAGTTCAGTAGGAGCTGCAACGAATAGCTTAATTGTGAAGGAGTATGCTGGAGCAGCACAAAACTTTACTGTAAGCGGTGGGGTTAGAATCATACGTGATGGCGCCACAACAACTGCTCTTAGTAACTTAACAACAGCGGACAGAGTGGAGATTCGTAAAGACACGGATGGAGCGACAGTCATTCGTGTGTTACCACAGTTAACTCGTTCATTCTCTCGCTATGACAGTACGACGAACTCATTGGTGACTAAGAGAGCTAATCTGAACGATAAGTATCAGTTCACTCTTGCTTCAAATGTATATATTCATCAAGGAGATACGACATTGTCCGTGCAATCTCTGAAAGAAAATGATAATATTATAATGTATTTCAATAATGATATCGTGGTTGAAATTGTGAAACAATAG
- a CDS encoding GerMN domain-containing protein has protein sequence MMKQKWSTIGIATLLLLVIAGCGDKPTAAPANGVEQETSNVVSGAGESTPAPSDEPGNEVTSTPQPTADNSNTETQATAKPVADEKQKQSQSIDAYYTDSQVMDLIPAKTSISFSDDAQKYTETFKALQSNENTDLVSLWGKIELKSLKFVDGQIVMDLHKPDEAQLGAGGESLAISSLAKTYFQFEEVKSIEVLVDGEKVESLMGHVDLMHPMTRDNS, from the coding sequence ATGATGAAACAAAAATGGAGTACAATTGGGATCGCTACACTGCTTCTGCTAGTGATTGCTGGCTGTGGAGACAAGCCTACTGCGGCTCCAGCAAATGGTGTGGAGCAAGAGACTTCAAATGTTGTAAGTGGTGCGGGAGAAAGTACACCGGCTCCAAGCGATGAACCAGGAAACGAAGTGACTAGCACTCCGCAACCGACAGCAGATAATAGCAACACAGAAACTCAGGCAACTGCAAAGCCAGTAGCAGATGAGAAGCAAAAACAGAGCCAGAGTATCGATGCATATTATACGGATTCACAAGTTATGGATCTGATTCCTGCTAAGACTAGCATTAGCTTCTCTGACGATGCCCAGAAATATACAGAGACGTTCAAAGCATTGCAAAGCAACGAGAATACCGACCTTGTATCATTATGGGGCAAGATTGAACTGAAATCGTTAAAGTTTGTTGATGGTCAAATTGTGATGGATCTTCATAAACCGGATGAAGCACAGCTGGGTGCTGGTGGGGAGTCCTTAGCGATTTCATCACTTGCCAAAACCTATTTTCAATTTGAAGAAGTAAAAAGCATCGAAGTTTTGGTGGATGGTGAAAAGGTTGAAAGCTTGATGGGTCATGTTGATCTAATGCATCCAATGACTAGAGATAATAGCTAA
- a CDS encoding N-acetylmuramoyl-L-alanine amidase family protein, translating to MKKFSLMLFLLLLVFVLPENGHAAAGNSKIFLDGKELTAGQTVPVENVNDTIMVPLRLISESLGYNVGWDQKSKTVTIEQQGKVIKLVVNQKIASVDDKTVTLTTAPILRSNTTLVPIRFISEQFGLNVSWDNVKKSVYLITPGSSNDNGSSGGNTENGGSEVVPPVDPSKNLTMVNGVSFSENRLSIAMEGNSVPKVTVMTGPDRLVVDLPNATFSDLFGTGQILDPDLNGSLEVKDYPDVSGVRYSLYSTNPYTVRFVIDLNYAKNYNVSVTGDDSKLVVIDLNAESTDDTTTQPGNNGRKLVVLDAGHGAKDSGAVGVTGKYEKNFNLAIVLKTAELLKKESNIDVVLTRSNDTFLELKERAAMANNLKADIFISVHANSSGSSSASGTETYYQREASKALANVMHKYLVQATGLSDRGVRYGNFHVIRETKMPAVLLEVGYLSNKKDEALLFTDALQNKVAASIVSGIKEYLGIK from the coding sequence ATGAAGAAATTCAGTTTGATGTTGTTTTTGTTGCTCTTAGTATTTGTTTTGCCTGAGAACGGACATGCTGCTGCCGGGAATAGTAAGATTTTTCTGGACGGCAAGGAGCTGACCGCAGGGCAAACTGTCCCGGTTGAGAATGTGAATGATACAATCATGGTGCCGTTAAGGTTGATCTCTGAAAGCCTTGGATATAACGTGGGTTGGGATCAGAAGAGCAAGACGGTAACGATTGAACAGCAAGGAAAAGTCATCAAATTGGTTGTGAATCAAAAGATAGCCTCAGTTGATGACAAGACAGTAACACTTACCACAGCACCTATCCTTCGTAGTAATACGACACTTGTACCGATTCGGTTCATTAGTGAACAGTTCGGATTAAATGTCTCGTGGGACAACGTGAAGAAGAGTGTGTATCTTATTACCCCAGGATCCTCAAATGATAACGGCAGTTCAGGTGGAAATACTGAAAATGGTGGATCTGAGGTTGTACCGCCGGTAGATCCTTCAAAGAATTTAACGATGGTAAATGGTGTGAGCTTTAGCGAAAATCGTTTGAGCATTGCCATGGAGGGTAATTCAGTACCGAAAGTGACAGTGATGACTGGGCCGGATCGGTTAGTTGTTGATTTACCTAATGCCACCTTCTCAGACCTATTTGGCACAGGACAGATCCTTGATCCTGACCTAAACGGTAGCTTGGAAGTGAAAGATTATCCCGATGTATCAGGAGTACGTTACTCCCTTTATAGCACGAATCCTTATACAGTACGTTTTGTAATCGATTTGAACTATGCTAAGAATTACAACGTTAGCGTAACTGGAGACGATTCTAAGCTGGTTGTAATCGATCTAAATGCGGAAAGCACTGATGATACTACTACACAACCAGGAAATAATGGCAGAAAGCTAGTAGTATTAGATGCAGGGCATGGGGCTAAAGATTCTGGAGCAGTGGGTGTTACAGGTAAATACGAGAAGAATTTTAATTTGGCCATCGTACTTAAGACAGCTGAATTGCTGAAAAAAGAAAGTAATATTGACGTCGTGTTAACACGAAGTAATGATACTTTCTTGGAGCTTAAAGAAAGAGCAGCTATGGCGAATAATTTAAAAGCTGATATCTTCATATCTGTACACGCCAATAGCTCAGGTTCCTCATCAGCTAGTGGAACAGAAACGTATTATCAACGGGAAGCCAGTAAAGCATTGGCGAACGTGATGCATAAATACCTTGTTCAAGCTACAGGGCTTAGCGATCGCGGTGTACGTTATGGGAATTTCCATGTTATCCGTGAAACGAAAATGCCTGCAGTATTACTTGAAGTGGGATACCTTAGCAACAAAAAAGATGAAGCATTGCTCTTTACAGATGCACTTCAAAACAAAGTTGCGGCTTCAATAGTGAGTGGGATTAAGGAATATTTGGGTATAAAATAA
- a CDS encoding N-acetylmuramoyl-L-alanine amidase family protein, with translation MRRVGYRTLLLLLLPLLLLSFTGREAAAAGSSSGRIIMDNQELALPKGIKLENVNGSVMIPVRVVVENLGFEVLWEQQARKVTVHQDGKSIELAVGKKTADADGVTFDLNAAPKQSGGTVLVPIRFVSEQFGLKVGWDNSDKTVYLTGGQASVATPEGTVTSPTATSTPSPTQITTPGVDNGTSTGSVLPSPTPQSSSVPGSTGVNAAGPLVNGAAFTENRLIIAVSGAPKPSITKMSSPDRIVVDFPGAAFAPDFVGGLPSITTNGSPQGKLDVTGYPLVSEIRYALFSVSPSTVRFVIQTVGSQPYQLSTDESTGLVTLDLNVTGSEGNTSGGSGMTGKPVVVLDAGHGGTQSGAVSLTGKLEKDFNLAVIRKVQTLLMQEALVDVVFTRTEDITLGLQDRVNIAEAAKANLFISVHGNSLELGYPNRDKINGSETYYSRSGSLPLAQVMHKHLIAGTGFKDNGVRTKSLHVTRETSMPAVLLEVGYLTNSGNESGMYSEQLQDKLAREIVAGIKEYLGL, from the coding sequence ATGAGAAGAGTTGGGTATCGAACGTTGCTACTATTGTTGCTGCCATTATTATTACTATCATTCACTGGACGTGAAGCTGCCGCAGCTGGTAGCAGCTCAGGCAGAATTATTATGGACAATCAAGAGCTTGCTTTGCCAAAAGGAATTAAACTTGAGAATGTCAATGGTAGCGTTATGATTCCCGTCAGAGTGGTAGTGGAGAATCTTGGATTTGAGGTATTGTGGGAGCAGCAGGCCCGCAAAGTAACGGTTCACCAAGATGGAAAAAGCATTGAGCTGGCTGTAGGAAAAAAAACAGCTGATGCGGATGGAGTAACGTTTGATTTAAACGCAGCACCCAAGCAAAGCGGTGGTACAGTTCTCGTTCCGATTCGCTTCGTAAGTGAGCAGTTCGGTCTAAAGGTTGGCTGGGATAATAGCGATAAAACGGTCTATTTGACGGGTGGACAAGCTTCGGTGGCTACACCTGAGGGAACCGTTACTAGTCCAACAGCAACAAGTACTCCTTCTCCAACCCAGATTACTACACCCGGCGTGGATAATGGCACAAGCACTGGAAGTGTTTTGCCCTCACCGACACCACAATCATCCTCAGTACCAGGAAGCACTGGTGTGAATGCAGCAGGTCCGCTGGTAAATGGGGCAGCCTTCACTGAGAATCGATTAATCATCGCTGTTTCTGGGGCCCCTAAACCTAGCATCACAAAAATGAGCAGTCCAGATCGAATCGTCGTAGATTTTCCCGGTGCAGCTTTTGCTCCTGATTTCGTAGGAGGTCTACCGAGTATTACCACAAACGGAAGTCCGCAAGGGAAGCTGGATGTTACTGGTTACCCTCTAGTTTCTGAGATCCGGTATGCGTTGTTCAGTGTAAGTCCTTCTACTGTTAGGTTCGTGATTCAAACGGTCGGGAGCCAGCCTTATCAATTAAGTACGGATGAAAGTACTGGACTGGTGACACTGGATTTGAATGTTACAGGCAGTGAAGGGAACACCTCAGGTGGTAGTGGAATGACAGGAAAGCCAGTTGTAGTTCTCGACGCGGGTCATGGAGGGACACAATCAGGAGCAGTCAGTCTCACGGGTAAGCTGGAAAAAGACTTCAATCTGGCAGTTATCCGTAAAGTACAAACACTACTTATGCAGGAAGCTTTGGTTGACGTCGTATTTACTAGGACTGAAGACATTACGTTGGGTCTTCAGGATCGAGTAAATATCGCAGAAGCAGCAAAGGCTAATCTATTTATTTCAGTGCATGGGAATTCACTAGAGTTGGGTTATCCGAATAGAGACAAAATAAATGGCAGTGAAACGTACTATTCGCGTAGTGGGAGTCTGCCGCTTGCTCAGGTCATGCACAAACATCTGATAGCAGGTACTGGATTCAAGGACAACGGAGTAAGAACGAAAAGCCTGCATGTTACAAGAGAAACCAGTATGCCGGCAGTACTTCTAGAAGTGGGATATCTTACTAATTCAGGAAATGAATCAGGGATGTATAGTGAGCAGCTTCAAGACAAATTAGCGAGAGAAATTGTAGCCGGTATTAAGGAATATCTAGGACTTTAA